The following are from one region of the Fusarium verticillioides 7600 chromosome 1, whole genome shotgun sequence genome:
- a CDS encoding protein phosphatase produces the protein MGNNNSTPGGSNSKGSGSAGPDGPLQSYPSFSRSDTKESSRSFRSLGSKIRGSKSDSPRNSQVISNGDTAAETKTEERRSSRHGRSSSSRLSRSELPPLNTAASDMSAAESALADSAIGDDQPPPSPVQGNTKGGAHDVSAAQASGEVDHVSDQPPSVNAGATAHMQAPGQSILVKRENTINPVNSPSAESKTEGNSNVAMSEIKDIDLDDFIKRLLDAGYAGKVTKSVCLKNAEIVAICQRAREVLLSQPALLELDAPVKVVGDVHGQYTDVIRMFEMCGFPPNSNYLFLGDYVDRGKQSLETILLLLCYKLKFPENFFLLRGNHECANVTRVYGFYDECKRRCNVKIWKTFIDCFNTLPIAAIVAGKIFCVHGGLSPALVHMDDIRNIARPTDVPDYGLLNDLLWSDPADMEQDWEANERGVSYCFGKRVITEFLAVHDFDLICRAHMVVEDGYEFFNDRVLVTVFSAPNYCGEFDNWGAVMSVSAELLCSFELLKPLDSSALKSHIKKSRNKRQHMLNSPPAMVQPQSV, from the exons ATGGGAAACAACAACTCCACTCCAGGCGGATCCAACTCCAAAGGCTCCGGCTCGGCCGGGCCTGATGGACCCCTCCAGTCCTACCCATCGTTCAGCAGATCTGACACCAAGGAGTCGTCCCGCTCGTTTCGATCTCTAGGCTCAAAGATCCGTGGTAGCAAGTCTGATAGTCCTAGGAACTCACAGGTCATATCCAATGGTGACACTGCGGCCGAAACAAAGACTGAGGAACGACGATCCAGTAGGCATGGAcgttcaagctcttctcgatTGAGCCGCAGTGAGCTTCCTCCACTTAACACCGCTGCGTCAGACATGTCAGCGGCCGAATCGGCTCTCGCAGACTCGGCTATTGGAGACGATCAACCGCCTCCATCTCCCGTTCAAGGAAACACCAAGGGCGGTGCCCACGATGTGAGCGCTGCGCAAGCGTCGGGAGAGGTTGATCATGTTTCTGACCAGCCTCCGTCTGTCAACGCTGGAGCTACTGCGCACATGCAAGCTCCAGGTCAGTCTATCCTGGTGAAGCgagaaaacaccatcaacccAGTCAACAGCCCTTCTGCCGAGTCCAAGACAGAGGGAAACTCCAATGTCGCCATGTCTGAGATTAAGGATATCGATCTCGATGACTTTATTAAGCGACTCTTGGATGCGGGTTATGCTGGGAAGGTCACCAAGAGCGTCTGCCTCAAGAATGCTGAGATTGTAGCCATTTGTCAGAGGGCTAGGGAAGTTCTGCTGTCACAGCCTGCTCTCTTAGAGTTGGATGCCCCAGTAAAGGTCGTGGGTGATGTCCACGGCCAGTATACCGATGTTATCCGAATGTTTGAGATGTGTGGTTTCCCCCCTAACTCGAACTACCTTTTCCTCGGCGACTATGTTGATCGAGGTAAGCAGTCTCTGGAGACTATCCTGCTACTCCTCTGCTATAAGCTCAAGTTCCCCGAGAACTTTTTCCTCCTCCGCGGAAATCATGAGTGCGCCAATGTCACACGAGTTTATGGCTTCTACGATGAATGCAAGCGAAGGTGTAATGTCAAAATCTGGAAGACGTTTATTGACTGCTTTAATACTTTACCCATTGCGGCCATTGTCGCGGGCAAGATCTTCTGCGTTCACGGAGGACTTTCACCTGCGCTAGTTCACATGGACGATATTCGAAACATTGCTCGACCGACAGATGTCCCTGATTATGGACTACTGAACGATCTCCTTTGGTCTGACCCCGCAGACATGGAACAAGACTGGGAAGCCAACGAGAGAGGTGTCAGTTATTGTTTTGGCAAACGAGTCATTACCGAGTTTTTAGCAGTGCATGATTTTGATCTTATTTGTCGTGCACACATGGTAGTCGAGGACGGTTATGAATTCTTCAATGATAGGGTTCTGGTAACAGTCTTTAGTGCACCCAAT TATTGCGGTGAGTTTGATAACTGGGGCGCTGTTATGTCAGTATCTGCGGAGCTGCTCTGcagctttgagcttctcaagcctCTTGACTCGAGCGCCTTGAAGAGtcatatcaagaagagccGAAACAAGCGACAGCACATGCTCAACAGTCCG CCCGCTATGGTCCAACCTCAGAGCGTGTAA